In one window of Macadamia integrifolia cultivar HAES 741 chromosome 2, SCU_Mint_v3, whole genome shotgun sequence DNA:
- the LOC122072274 gene encoding G-type lectin S-receptor-like serine/threonine-protein kinase SD2-5 isoform X1: METRVLSSYGGHICLLIFVLSGTSTAIIQRIGQISPGFQGSQMNFIDNNGMFLLSNNSEFAFGFSTTQNVTLFLLVVQHIGSSKVVWTANRGSPVGSSDKFVFADNGNAYLQSGGDVVWSTDTGGKGVTAMELKDSGNLVLLGKDGKSLWQSFSYPTDTLLSGQDFLEGMKLVSDPSTNNLSCYLEINSGDLILYAGFPTPQPYWSMSKETRRTINKVGGVVKSVALSSNSWKSYDKNQALLWQFIFSDNTNQNNTWAAVLSSQGVISFYNLENDGSTVAEPKVIPQGSCGIPEPCGPYYVCYSDRCQCPAVLNSQPNCNPGIDSPCSSNSNGSLELVNAGDSLDYFALGYIPSYSKSDLNGCKNACLSNCSCLALFFDNSAGQCFLFDQIGSLEQPGQGSTGYISYIKVLTDGNQGQKSVGKGSSSSQKHLPIIMVIAVVTVLLISGILYLGIRYHKKKSVPETPNSSEEDMFLENLSGAPIRFSYNDLQTATNDFSVKLGQGGFGSVYQGMLPDGTQLAVKKLEGIGQGKKEFRAEVSIIGSIHHVHLVRLKGFCAEGTHRLLAYEYMAKGSLDRWIFPKAREDHMLDWETRFNIALGMAKGLAYLHEDCDVKIIHCDIKPENVLLDDNYFAKVSDFGLAKLMTREQSHVFTTLRGTRGYLAPEWITNYAISEKSDVYSFGMVLLEIIGGRKNFDPSETSEKAHFPSYAFKMMEEGRTREILDSKLNIHKDDERVITAIKVALWCIREDMYLRPSMTKVVQMLEGLSTVPQPPTSSQMGSRLYSNLYKSISEEGSSSGPSDCNSDAHLSAVRLSGPR; encoded by the coding sequence ATGGAAACTCGGGTTCTCTCGAGTTATGGTGGGcatatttgtttgcttatttttgtGTTGTCTGGAACTTCCACGGCCATTATTCAGCGTATTGGTCAGATTTCTCCAGGGTTTCAAGGGTCTCAGATGAATTTTATTGATAACAATGGAATGTTTCTGCTATCCAACAACTCGGAATTTGCTTTTGGCTTCTCCACTACACAAAATGTCACTTTGTTTCTGTTAGTTGTTCAACACATCGGTAGTTCAAAGGTAGTCTGGACTGCGAACAGGGGATCCCCAGTTGGAAGTTCTGATAAATTCGTATTTGCAGACAATGGGAATGCTTATTTGCAAAGCGGAGGGGATGTAGTTTGGTCTACAGATACTGGAGGCAAGGGAGTAACAGCCATGGAGCTGAAAGACTCAGGAAATTTGGTCTTGCTAGGTAAAGATGGTAAATCACTCTGGCAGAGTTTCAGCTATCCCACTGATACCCTTTTGTCTGGTCAGGATTTCTTGGAGGGAATGAAGCTTGTAAGTGATCCCAGCACTAATAACTTGAGTTGTTATCTTGAAATCAATTCTGGAGATTTGATTCTCTATGCGGGCTTCCCAACTCCGCAACCTTATTGGTCTATGTCTAAGGAGACACGTAGAACCATTAACAAGGTTGGTGGGGTGGTCAAGTCTGTAGCTCTGAGTTCCAATTCGTGGAAGTCCTATGATAAAAATCAAGCTCTTCTCTGGCAGTTTATCTTCTCGGACAATACTAATCAGAACAACACATGGGCTGCAGTGTTAAGCTCCCAGGGAGTGATCTCATTCTACAATCTTGAGAATGATGGGTCGACTGTTGCAGAGCCGAAGGTGATACCTCAAGGTTCTTGTGGCATACCTGAGCCTTGTGGTCCATATTATGTTTGTTACAGTGACCGGTGCCAGTGCCCTGCTGTTCTCAACTCCCAACCTAATTGCAATCCTGGGATTGACTCTCCATGTAGTTCAAACTCAAATGGTTCATTAGAACTTGTAAATGCCGGGGATAGTCTTGACTATTTTGCGCTAGGGTACATCCCATCATATTCCAAGTCTGATCTGAATGGTTGTAAAAATGCGTGCCTTAGTAACTGCTCTTGCCTTGCTTTGTTCTTTGATAATAGTGCAGGGCAATGCTTCCTATTTGATCAGATAGGAAGCTTAGAGCAACCTGGCCAGGGTTCTACAGGGTATATTTCATATATTAAGGTTCTGACAGATGGAAACCAAGGGCAAAAATCAGTTGGGAAGGGAAGCAGCAGTAGCCAGAAACACCTTCCCATCATCATGGTCATTGCTGTTGTGACAGTACTACTAATTTCTGGTATACTTTATTTGGGAATCCGGTACCACAAGAAGAAAAGTGTACCAGAGACCCCCAATTCATCAGAAGAGGACATGTTCCTGGAGAATTTATCTGGTGCACCCATTCGGTTCAGTTACAATGATCTTCAAACTGCTACTAATGACTTTTCTGTAAAACTTGGTCAGGGCGGGTTTGGCTCAGTCTACCAGGGGATGCTTCCTGATGGGACTCAACTAGCTGTGAAGAAGTTGGAGGGCATTGGTCAGGGGAAGAAAGAATTCCGAGCTGAAGTTAGCATCATCGGAAGCATCCATCATGTCCATTTGGTCAGGCTCAAAGGCTTTTGTGCTGAGGGAACTCATCGGCTTCTTGCATATGAATACATGGCAAAAGGGTCTCTGGACAGATGGATCTTCCCGAAGGCTAGAGAAGATCATATGTTGGACTGGGAAACGAGGTTCAATATTGCTCTGGGAATGGCAAAAGGATTAGCTTATCTACATGAGGACTGTGATGTGAAGATTATCCATTGTGATATAAAGCCAGAAAATGTGCTTCTTGACGATAATTATTTTGCGAAGGTCTCAGATTTTGGTTTGGCTAAGCTGATGACTAGGGAACAGAGCCATGTGTTCACCACACTAAGAGGTACGAGGGGGTATCTAGCACCGGAGTGGATTACAAACTATGCTATATCAGAGAAGAGTGATGTATACAGCTTTGGTATGGTCTTGCTTGAAATAATTGGTGGAAGGAAGAATTTTGATCCATCAGAGACTTCGGAGAAAGCTCATTTCCCCTCTTATGCCTTCAAGATGATGGAAGAAGGGAGGACTAGAGAAATCCTTGATTCGAAGCTGAACATTCACAAAGATGATGAAAGGGTGATCACGGCTATTAAGGTTGCTTTGTGGTGTATACGGGAAGACATGTACTTGCGGCCATCTATGACTAAAGTGGTCCAAATGCTTGAAGGTCTCTCTACTGTTCCTCAACCACCAACCTCTTCTCAGATGGGGTCCCGTCTTTACTCGAATCTTTATAAGTCAATCAGTGAGGAGGGTTCTTCATCAGGACCTTCAGATTGCAACAGCGATGCCCATCTCTCAGCTGTACGCCTGTCAGGTCCCAGATAG
- the LOC122064325 gene encoding equilibrative nucleotide transporter 8-like, producing the protein MERVKGPDDDQTEPRDAFNMAYIIHFVLGAGNLLPWNALITAVDYFSYLYPDEHVYKVFAIAYMGSSLLVLVLLLSWGGWSKRQGFRLRMNLRLSMFVLSLMMAPLLDWTYHGRRSHGAYTVTVAAVELCGLADGLIGGSLIGSTGKLPERYMQAVFAGTASSVRTSTVYVPKTIGKTTWACILRILFYPLFTACLHGPKQLRTEVPVIFLIGMLGLSNGYLTSVLMILAPKSVLVEEAVTVGVVMALFLVIGLVIGSVLGWFWII; encoded by the exons ATGGAAAGAGTTAAGGGCCCTGATGATGATCAGACTGAGCCAAGGGATGCCTTCAACATGGCATACATCATTCATTTTGTTCTTGGCGCAGGCAATTTGCTTCCATGGAATGCTCTAATTACTGCTGTTGATTACTTCAGCTATCTCTATCCAGATGAGCATGTTTACAAGGTGTTTGCCATAGCATACATGGGCTCTTCGCTGCTGGTTCTGGTCCTACTGTTGAGTTGGGGTGGCTGGAGCAAGAGGCAGGGCTTTAGATTAAGGATGAACTTGCGACTGTCAATgtttgttctctctctcatgaTGGCCCCATTGCTGGACTGGACTTATCATGGCAGGAGGTCACATGGAGCCTATACTGTGACTGTTGCAGCAGTGGAACTCTGTGGTTTAGCTGATGGGTTGATAGGTGGAAGCTTGATAGGATCTACTGGGAAGCTGCCCGAAAGGTATATGCAAGCAGTTTTCGCAGGAACAGCTTCTTCAG TGCGCACCTCTACAGTATATGTTCCAAAGACAATTGGGAAGACTACATGGGCTTGCATCTTGAGGATTTTATTCTATCCTCTCTTTACCGCTTGCCTCCATGGACCAAAGCAGTTGAGAACAGAAGTCCCAGTGATATTTCTGATAGGCATGCTAGGACTATCCAATGGGTATCTGACAAGTGTTCTCATGATACTTGCTCCTAAATCAGTACTAGTTGAAGAAGCAGTAACAGTTGGAGTTGTGATGGCTTTGTTCTTGGTGATTGGGTTAGTAATAGGTTCAGTTCTGGGGTGGTTCTGGATCATTTGA
- the LOC122072274 gene encoding G-type lectin S-receptor-like serine/threonine-protein kinase SD2-5 isoform X2: MELKDSGNLVLLGKDGKSLWQSFSYPTDTLLSGQDFLEGMKLVSDPSTNNLSCYLEINSGDLILYAGFPTPQPYWSMSKETRRTINKVGGVVKSVALSSNSWKSYDKNQALLWQFIFSDNTNQNNTWAAVLSSQGVISFYNLENDGSTVAEPKVIPQGSCGIPEPCGPYYVCYSDRCQCPAVLNSQPNCNPGIDSPCSSNSNGSLELVNAGDSLDYFALGYIPSYSKSDLNGCKNACLSNCSCLALFFDNSAGQCFLFDQIGSLEQPGQGSTGYISYIKVLTDGNQGQKSVGKGSSSSQKHLPIIMVIAVVTVLLISGILYLGIRYHKKKSVPETPNSSEEDMFLENLSGAPIRFSYNDLQTATNDFSVKLGQGGFGSVYQGMLPDGTQLAVKKLEGIGQGKKEFRAEVSIIGSIHHVHLVRLKGFCAEGTHRLLAYEYMAKGSLDRWIFPKAREDHMLDWETRFNIALGMAKGLAYLHEDCDVKIIHCDIKPENVLLDDNYFAKVSDFGLAKLMTREQSHVFTTLRGTRGYLAPEWITNYAISEKSDVYSFGMVLLEIIGGRKNFDPSETSEKAHFPSYAFKMMEEGRTREILDSKLNIHKDDERVITAIKVALWCIREDMYLRPSMTKVVQMLEGLSTVPQPPTSSQMGSRLYSNLYKSISEEGSSSGPSDCNSDAHLSAVRLSGPR; encoded by the coding sequence ATGGAGCTGAAAGACTCAGGAAATTTGGTCTTGCTAGGTAAAGATGGTAAATCACTCTGGCAGAGTTTCAGCTATCCCACTGATACCCTTTTGTCTGGTCAGGATTTCTTGGAGGGAATGAAGCTTGTAAGTGATCCCAGCACTAATAACTTGAGTTGTTATCTTGAAATCAATTCTGGAGATTTGATTCTCTATGCGGGCTTCCCAACTCCGCAACCTTATTGGTCTATGTCTAAGGAGACACGTAGAACCATTAACAAGGTTGGTGGGGTGGTCAAGTCTGTAGCTCTGAGTTCCAATTCGTGGAAGTCCTATGATAAAAATCAAGCTCTTCTCTGGCAGTTTATCTTCTCGGACAATACTAATCAGAACAACACATGGGCTGCAGTGTTAAGCTCCCAGGGAGTGATCTCATTCTACAATCTTGAGAATGATGGGTCGACTGTTGCAGAGCCGAAGGTGATACCTCAAGGTTCTTGTGGCATACCTGAGCCTTGTGGTCCATATTATGTTTGTTACAGTGACCGGTGCCAGTGCCCTGCTGTTCTCAACTCCCAACCTAATTGCAATCCTGGGATTGACTCTCCATGTAGTTCAAACTCAAATGGTTCATTAGAACTTGTAAATGCCGGGGATAGTCTTGACTATTTTGCGCTAGGGTACATCCCATCATATTCCAAGTCTGATCTGAATGGTTGTAAAAATGCGTGCCTTAGTAACTGCTCTTGCCTTGCTTTGTTCTTTGATAATAGTGCAGGGCAATGCTTCCTATTTGATCAGATAGGAAGCTTAGAGCAACCTGGCCAGGGTTCTACAGGGTATATTTCATATATTAAGGTTCTGACAGATGGAAACCAAGGGCAAAAATCAGTTGGGAAGGGAAGCAGCAGTAGCCAGAAACACCTTCCCATCATCATGGTCATTGCTGTTGTGACAGTACTACTAATTTCTGGTATACTTTATTTGGGAATCCGGTACCACAAGAAGAAAAGTGTACCAGAGACCCCCAATTCATCAGAAGAGGACATGTTCCTGGAGAATTTATCTGGTGCACCCATTCGGTTCAGTTACAATGATCTTCAAACTGCTACTAATGACTTTTCTGTAAAACTTGGTCAGGGCGGGTTTGGCTCAGTCTACCAGGGGATGCTTCCTGATGGGACTCAACTAGCTGTGAAGAAGTTGGAGGGCATTGGTCAGGGGAAGAAAGAATTCCGAGCTGAAGTTAGCATCATCGGAAGCATCCATCATGTCCATTTGGTCAGGCTCAAAGGCTTTTGTGCTGAGGGAACTCATCGGCTTCTTGCATATGAATACATGGCAAAAGGGTCTCTGGACAGATGGATCTTCCCGAAGGCTAGAGAAGATCATATGTTGGACTGGGAAACGAGGTTCAATATTGCTCTGGGAATGGCAAAAGGATTAGCTTATCTACATGAGGACTGTGATGTGAAGATTATCCATTGTGATATAAAGCCAGAAAATGTGCTTCTTGACGATAATTATTTTGCGAAGGTCTCAGATTTTGGTTTGGCTAAGCTGATGACTAGGGAACAGAGCCATGTGTTCACCACACTAAGAGGTACGAGGGGGTATCTAGCACCGGAGTGGATTACAAACTATGCTATATCAGAGAAGAGTGATGTATACAGCTTTGGTATGGTCTTGCTTGAAATAATTGGTGGAAGGAAGAATTTTGATCCATCAGAGACTTCGGAGAAAGCTCATTTCCCCTCTTATGCCTTCAAGATGATGGAAGAAGGGAGGACTAGAGAAATCCTTGATTCGAAGCTGAACATTCACAAAGATGATGAAAGGGTGATCACGGCTATTAAGGTTGCTTTGTGGTGTATACGGGAAGACATGTACTTGCGGCCATCTATGACTAAAGTGGTCCAAATGCTTGAAGGTCTCTCTACTGTTCCTCAACCACCAACCTCTTCTCAGATGGGGTCCCGTCTTTACTCGAATCTTTATAAGTCAATCAGTGAGGAGGGTTCTTCATCAGGACCTTCAGATTGCAACAGCGATGCCCATCTCTCAGCTGTACGCCTGTCAGGTCCCAGATAG